AATATTGGCGTTTGGCGTTTTGCTGGCTTGTGTCATCTTTTTAATCCGTAGAAGCATTGTGCATGTGGACAGATTTCAGCCTGAAAAGCATCGGGAAATGAGCGGGTGGCCGCAGCTTGACGGTAAATTGATCCTCATTTTCGAAATCGTTCTAATGCTGGCCATTCTGTCCATGAATGCCGCAGATAGTGTATTGCAGGAAATGGGCGATCCGCATTATACGCAGACAGGCAGTTTTCTGTTCAGCCAGTTTCTGAAACCGCTATTTACAGGTTGGGAACCCGATGCGCTTGTGATTTACGAGCGTTTTGCATGGTGGTTGCACATTATAGGCATTTTCGTCTTTGCCATTTATCTTACTTATTCCAAACACCTGCATATTGTGCTGGCATTTCCGAATACTTATTTCGCGAGGCTGTCCCCAAAAGGTAAAATGAATAATATGCCAGAGATTACCAGCGAGGTGAAGGTGATGATCGGGCTTGAAAATCAAAATGCAGATTCGGTTGTACCCGAGCGTTTTGGTGCCAAAGATGTCGGCGACCTGAGCTGGAAGAATCTTATGGATGCTTATTCCTGCACGGAATGCGGCAGGTGTACGGAGGCTTGTCCGGCCAATATTACCGGGAAAAAACTGTCGCCGCGAAAAATCATGATGGATACCCGCGACCGACTGGAAGATGTGGGTCGCAATATGCAGGCAAATGGCGGAATTTTTGTTCCTGACGATAAAAACCTGATCGGCGACTACATTCTTGAAGAGGAAATATTAGCATGTACCTCCTGCAATGCCTGTGTGCAGGAATGCCCGGTGCTAATCAATCCACTCGATATCATTTTACAGTTGCGCCGTTATAAAATAATGGATGAAGCGAAGGCACCTGGCTCCTGGAATATGATGTTTCAAAACCTGGATACCAATCAGGCGCCATGGAAATTTTCACCTGGGGACCGCTTTAATTGGGCTGACGCAATTAAGTAACATATTAATAAGAATTAATTATTCCTGAAAAATGGAGGAAAACTCATATAAGGTCCCTACAATGGCAGAAATGGCCGCGGAAAATGAAACTCCCGAGGTTTTGTTCTGGGTAGGTTGCGCCGGTTCTTTCGATGACCGCTACAAGAAAGTGACAGTGGCTTTCGTCAAAATATTAAATAAAGCAAAGGTAAAATTCGCTGTGCTGGGTACCGAAGAAAGCTGCACGGGAGATCCAGCGCGGCGGGCAGGAAATGAATTCACTTTCCAAATGCTCGCAATGTCCAACATTCAGGTGCTCGATATGTATGGAGTTAAGAAAATCGTGACCGCTTGCCCGCATTGTTTTAATACCCTGAAAAATGAATATCCCGAGCTGGGCGGCAACTATGAAGTGCTCCACCACTCCGAGTATTTACAGCAGCTTATCGACGAAGGAAGGGTAAGACCGGAGAATGGCGAAACGTTCAAAGGTAAGAAGGTAACTTTCCACGATTCGTGCTATCTCGGTCGCGCCAACGATATTTATGAAGCGCCAAGACACGTACTGGAAGCCCTGGATGCAGATCTTTTTGAAATGAAAAGATCGAAAGTGAAAGGACTTTGCTGCGGTGCGGGTGGCGGCCAGATGTTTAAAGAACCTGAAAAGGGCAACAAGGATATCAATATCGAACGCATTGAAGAGGCGCTGGCAACCGGCGCCGATACTATTGCAGTAGCCTGTCCGTTTTGTATGATTATGATGACCGACGGGCTCAAAAACAAAGAAAAGGAGGATTCGGTCAGGATTTATGATATTGCTGAACTCGTAGCAAAGGCTAATGGACTTTAATTCAAAAGAATCCTTAAGAACTTAGTCGCGCCCACCGTTGTTGAAAATTCAGCATACAAAATACCGTGATAAAAGCTTAACTTTTTAAAATATGTACATCCCGTTTAGTGATATCGATTTTCAGTCCAGAGTCTGGGTATATCAGGCGAACCGCAAACTGAGTGATTCCGAGACCGGCATTATTACCGAAACTTTAAAAGCGTCGCTGGACTCGTGGGAGGCGCACGGAAAACCTTTAACGGCATCCGGAAAGGTGTTCGAACATCGTTTTGTTGTGATTGCGGTTGATGAAAGGGACGAGCTGCCAAGTGGCTGTTCGATCGATAAGTCTGTGCATTGGTTGCAGGAAATCGGGAATCGCATGCAGATTGACTTTTTCGACAGATCGCTCGCTTATTTTGATGATAATGGAGAAGTTCAAACAATACCTGTTGCCAAAATAAAAGCATCGGTGCAGGAAGAAATCATTGTTCCTTCGACTACTGTTTTCGATAATCAGGTAGCGACTAAAGCGCAATGGATGAACCGTTGGAAAATTCCCGCTTCCAATTCCTGGCTGAACCGTTATTTCACACAGCAGACCAATTTGTAGTAAAAATGGATAGTTTTGGAAGTCCAATAGCTAATCTCACATGAAGTTTTCCGGAATTTTTGCCGCTTTATTGCTTTGCCTGTCCCTCGTCTCCTGTGATGATAGTATTGTTTATAAAGCGCATGAAGATATTGACGACGGACTTTGGTATATCAAAAATAAGCCGGCATTCAAAATAGAGATCACCGACACCACGCAGGTTTACAACCTCTATTATTTGTTGAGAAATACACTTCAATATCCTTACTATAATCTTTACCTCACCCGCAACTTCACCGGCCCGGACAAGCAACTGATCTCAAACACGCTGGAAGAAGTGTACTTGTCCAATGAAATGACCGGCAAGCCGTATGGTCACGGACTGGGTGATCTTTTTGACCATAAAATACCTTTCCTGAAAAACTATCGCTTCTCCAAATCCGGTATTTACACCATCACGCTTTCACAATCCATGCGACAAAATCCGCTTCCTTTTGTGATGAGCGTTGGTATTAGCGTCGAAAAAGTACAGGTTAACAAATAGGACTATACATTCGGAGCATTCCCTGGAAGCGTAGAAGAAGAACCCTCCGGTTTTTTTCTTGGCTTGTTTCGGTACCTTCTGTAAGACTTTTTCTTGAATTCGTTGACTGTCTGCTCCCGCTGGATCTCCGCCTGTTCAGCTGCGACTTCGTGCACAGGTTCACCCAGCAAAAATCCGTAAGGTTCCAAACTTGGGACTGTATCAAAAATCACTTTCAGAATAGCCGTAACCGGTAATGCAAGGATTAAGCCCGAAAGCCCCCAAAGCTGACCGCCCAGAAACAATGCGATAATCGCTGCCAGCGGGTTCACACTCACTTTGGAACCAACGATATTGGGCGTAATGAAATTTCCTTCCAGGAACTGTACGAAACTCATAATGCCGATCACACCGACAGCATACCAGGGAGAATCCATCGTGACAATACTCAGCAATGCAGGCAAAACCGAGCCAATCAGTATTCCGATGTAAGGAATCAAAATCAGGAAACCAGCCAGAAAACCGAAGAATATAGCATGCGGGATTCCCAGTAATAGAAGCCCGATACTATTTAAAACACCCACAATTAAAATCACTAAAAATAATCCTGAGAGATAGCTCTGGATCACTTCATATATTTTTCTTAACAAAAGGTTTAAATCCTCGTTCGGTACTTTTCGGATAGCTTTGTGCACGAACATTCTGAAAAAATCGCGGTAAAGCATGAAAAAGAAAATATACAGCGGGATTAATACAAAGGTCGAAATGGCGCCGGTCGTAGTTACAAGCGTGTTAAGCAGGAATGCGCGGCCTTCGGTCAACGCGTTAACAAGGTATTTTTTCCCCTCGCTGACTTGCTGCGTACGACTGATATTTAAGTACCGCTCACCCATCGCCAAAGTTTGGTCCATGATGATTTCAGCCTTTTCGGTAATACGCGGCAACTCCTCGGCAAAGCTTCCGATCTGGATCGAGACAACGTAGACCAGAATAACGATGACAACAAATAAGGTCAGGATACTCAGTAAAATAGCGCCGATCCGGGGTACTTTGTGCCGTTCCAGCCACGCACAAACCGGGTAAAGCAGGATAGCGAGGAGGATAGAAAATGCGAGTGGTATAATTGTTTCCCTCAGTGTATAAAGAATGTAAACTGTCGCGATAAGGGCAACAAGTGTGCTTGCCAGCTTTAAGTAAATAGGGGTTTCTCTATCTTTGTCAGGCAGGGGGCGTAATGTTGAATTCATGGATAAATTAATGTACGTATGGTTTGCGGTCAAGACACTGTTTTCTACCTGCCAGTCGGATTATAAAATTAACGATTTCGAGAAAGTACGGTCTCATTACAAAATTAGCAAAATAGGCAAGCTCCCCAGCTCTATTTCAGAAAGTTCAGGGCTTGCCAGGTCACACAATGAAAACATATTCTGGTCACATAACGATAGCGGTGGAAAAGCGGAACTCTATGGTTTTGATCTGACCGGCAAACTTGTCTCAATAAAAGCAATTTCACAGGCAAGAAATGTGGATTGGGAAGACCTCGCAGAAGACAAGGCCGGCAATATCTATATCGGGGACTTTGGAAATAACTCCAACAGTCGCTCAACATTTGAAATTTATAAGCATAATACCCTCGACTCCACTACCCAGCTCATTAAATTTAAATACGCGGAACAGCAAAACGGGAGGAACCGCATTTTCGATTCCGAGGCTCTTTTTCATTATCAGGGAAACCTTTACCTATTTTCAAAAAATTGGAAGAATGATCCAGTGGTGAGAATGTACCAGCTTTCGGACAAGGCTGGTGACTATGTGGTAAATGCAGTCGATAGCCTTCCAATTAATACACAGGTAACTTCTGCAGATATCAGTCCCGACGGTAAAAGGTTTGCACTGCTGACGTATGGGAAAGTACTTATTTTTGAAGTATCCGGTGAGGGCATTAATTTTAGTAAGCCGCTGGGCTGTTTCCGGTTAGTCAAAAAGCAAAACGAAGCGATCCTTTTTTTGAACAATACCGATATGCTGGTTACAAATGAGCAAAGAGATATGTACCGGATTACTTATCGCTGATATTAAGTTTGTGTTAATAATTGCGGGAAACATGTAATGTGAACATCACATCCTCTAATTTCGAATCGCGTTTTAATCATAAAAACAATGAGCACCACGAAATCCGCTGTTTCAGCACCGAAAGTACTAGTAGTGGATGATGATTCCGATATTGTTGAACTCCTAGAATATAACTTAACCAAGGAAGGCTACTCGGTACTTACAGCTTCAAACGGAAAAAAAGCCATTGAAACTGCCAAAACATTTATACCAGACTTGATCCTTCTGGACATTATGATGCCGCAGCTTGACGGTATCGAAACCGGGCGAATTCTTCGCCAGAATCCCGATATTAAAAACACCTATATCCTGTTTCTGACTGCACGTTCCGAAGAATACTCGGAAGTAGCTGCATTTGATGTGGGCGCCGACGATTACATCACAAAGCCGATTAAGCCAAGGGCCTTAATGAGCCGGATCAATGCATTGTTTCGCCGGGAAGCTCAAAAAGCGGAGTCTGGTGATACGATCGATATTCTCGACCTGTCTATTAACAGGAAAAATTACACTGTGACCCAGGCCGGTGAGAAGGCGACGGTACTCCCGAAAAAGGAGTTTGAATTGCTGTTCTTTCTGGCGCAAACGCCCAATAAGGTTTTCAGTCGCGACGAATTGCTGCAGAAAATCTGGGGTGCAGATATTTATGTGCTCGAAAGAACTGTCGACGTACATATCAGAAAGTTACGCGAAAAACTGGGCGACAGATATATTAAAACTCTGAAAGGCGTAGGTTATATGTTTAGCAACGAACTCAGCTGATCATTTTTCAATAGCCGCCGGATCAACCTTTACCTCTTCGTTTTTTTCCTTATTCTTCTCGCGCTTACGACGAAAAGCGAGCTTGATATTCACCTCCCCGTTTTCGTCAATAGCCCGGAGGAAAATTTTTGAGCCGCCTTTTTTCTCTTCATTATTGGGGTCCAGCACGTAGGTAGAATCTCTCTTTTTGAGATTGCTGAGCGGGATTTGAATGTTTATATCTGTCTTATTACCAAAACTGTACACGCCGTCCAGATACAACGTAAGCACGTTGGATTCGATTTCCATAGGCGCGATCTCAATCTCCTGCCCTCTTAACCTGATGTTATTCCGGATCGGAGCAAATCTCACCTC
This Dyadobacter sp. UC 10 DNA region includes the following protein-coding sequences:
- a CDS encoding gliding motility lipoprotein GldH, which encodes MKFSGIFAALLLCLSLVSCDDSIVYKAHEDIDDGLWYIKNKPAFKIEITDTTQVYNLYYLLRNTLQYPYYNLYLTRNFTGPDKQLISNTLEEVYLSNEMTGKPYGHGLGDLFDHKIPFLKNYRFSKSGIYTITLSQSMRQNPLPFVMSVGISVEKVQVNK
- a CDS encoding AI-2E family transporter codes for the protein MNSTLRPLPDKDRETPIYLKLASTLVALIATVYILYTLRETIIPLAFSILLAILLYPVCAWLERHKVPRIGAILLSILTLFVVIVILVYVVSIQIGSFAEELPRITEKAEIIMDQTLAMGERYLNISRTQQVSEGKKYLVNALTEGRAFLLNTLVTTTGAISTFVLIPLYIFFFMLYRDFFRMFVHKAIRKVPNEDLNLLLRKIYEVIQSYLSGLFLVILIVGVLNSIGLLLLGIPHAIFFGFLAGFLILIPYIGILIGSVLPALLSIVTMDSPWYAVGVIGIMSFVQFLEGNFITPNIVGSKVSVNPLAAIIALFLGGQLWGLSGLILALPVTAILKVIFDTVPSLEPYGFLLGEPVHEVAAEQAEIQREQTVNEFKKKSYRRYRNKPRKKPEGSSSTLPGNAPNV
- a CDS encoding response regulator transcription factor — protein: MSTTKSAVSAPKVLVVDDDSDIVELLEYNLTKEGYSVLTASNGKKAIETAKTFIPDLILLDIMMPQLDGIETGRILRQNPDIKNTYILFLTARSEEYSEVAAFDVGADDYITKPIKPRALMSRINALFRREAQKAESGDTIDILDLSINRKNYTVTQAGEKATVLPKKEFELLFFLAQTPNKVFSRDELLQKIWGADIYVLERTVDVHIRKLREKLGDRYIKTLKGVGYMFSNELS
- a CDS encoding (Fe-S)-binding protein, yielding MEENSYKVPTMAEMAAENETPEVLFWVGCAGSFDDRYKKVTVAFVKILNKAKVKFAVLGTEESCTGDPARRAGNEFTFQMLAMSNIQVLDMYGVKKIVTACPHCFNTLKNEYPELGGNYEVLHHSEYLQQLIDEGRVRPENGETFKGKKVTFHDSCYLGRANDIYEAPRHVLEALDADLFEMKRSKVKGLCCGAGGGQMFKEPEKGNKDINIERIEEALATGADTIAVACPFCMIMMTDGLKNKEKEDSVRIYDIAELVAKANGL
- a CDS encoding (Fe-S)-binding protein, producing MAVLQQVFFIALLATIFWLVYRRASLIRSTILLGKSEDRTDQPGKRLSTMLRVAFGQKKMFDRPLIGVLHFAVYIGFILINIEILEIVLDGVLGTHRIFAPALGSFYVYLIGFFEILAFGVLLACVIFLIRRSIVHVDRFQPEKHREMSGWPQLDGKLILIFEIVLMLAILSMNAADSVLQEMGDPHYTQTGSFLFSQFLKPLFTGWEPDALVIYERFAWWLHIIGIFVFAIYLTYSKHLHIVLAFPNTYFARLSPKGKMNNMPEITSEVKVMIGLENQNADSVVPERFGAKDVGDLSWKNLMDAYSCTECGRCTEACPANITGKKLSPRKIMMDTRDRLEDVGRNMQANGGIFVPDDKNLIGDYILEEEILACTSCNACVQECPVLINPLDIILQLRRYKIMDEAKAPGSWNMMFQNLDTNQAPWKFSPGDRFNWADAIK